From one Methylomonas paludis genomic stretch:
- a CDS encoding ethanolamine ammonia-lyase subunit EutB — protein MSYSATVKGRHFGFHDLKTLLAKASPRRAADEMAGLAAASELERAIAQQVLADLPLQTFLDQPLIDPELDEVSALIYQQHDSIAFAPFKNMSVGEFRDWLLADTSDLAQIKWAIIPEMAAAVSKIMRNQDLIAVARRCRVVTRFRSTLGLPGRLSSRLQPNHPTDDPRGIAASTLDGLLYGSGDAVIGINPATDNLDNVATLLNLLDEIIDRHQIPSQSCVLSHVTTSMTLMQRGAPVDLVFQSIAGTAAANRSFGIDLSLLREAKAMASDLRRNPHTDHVMYFETGQGSALSANAHHGIDAQTCEARAYAVAREFSPLLVNTVVGFIGPEYLYDGKQIIRAGLEDHFCGKLLGLPMGCDVCYTNHAEADQNDMDNLLTLLGVAGCNFIMGIPGADDVMLAYQSTSFHDCLYLRQVLGLLPAPEFAAWLDQMGIFNGANALADQSRHIPLLAQFRGLTGRES, from the coding sequence ATGAGCTATTCCGCAACTGTTAAAGGCCGGCACTTTGGCTTTCACGATCTTAAAACCCTGCTGGCTAAAGCCTCACCACGGCGGGCGGCTGATGAAATGGCCGGGCTGGCCGCTGCATCAGAGCTGGAAAGAGCAATTGCCCAGCAGGTTTTAGCCGATCTGCCGTTACAAACCTTTTTAGATCAGCCTCTAATTGATCCGGAACTCGATGAAGTTTCGGCTTTAATCTATCAACAACACGATAGTATCGCCTTTGCCCCCTTCAAAAATATGTCTGTGGGGGAGTTTCGGGACTGGCTATTGGCTGATACCAGTGACCTGGCGCAAATAAAATGGGCCATTATTCCGGAAATGGCCGCGGCAGTCAGCAAGATCATGCGCAATCAGGATTTGATTGCCGTGGCCAGACGCTGTCGGGTAGTCACCCGGTTTCGTTCCACACTGGGCTTGCCTGGCCGATTGTCCAGCCGTTTACAACCCAACCATCCCACTGATGATCCGCGCGGCATTGCTGCCAGTACACTGGATGGCCTGCTGTATGGCAGTGGCGATGCCGTGATCGGCATTAATCCGGCCACCGATAATCTGGATAATGTCGCCACCCTATTGAATCTGCTGGATGAAATTATTGATAGGCATCAGATTCCCAGTCAATCCTGTGTGCTGTCGCATGTCACCACCAGTATGACCTTGATGCAACGCGGCGCACCGGTGGATTTGGTATTCCAATCCATAGCCGGTACTGCAGCGGCCAATCGAAGTTTTGGGATTGATTTAAGCCTGTTAAGAGAGGCTAAAGCCATGGCAAGCGATTTGCGGCGCAATCCCCATACCGATCATGTCATGTATTTTGAAACCGGGCAGGGCAGTGCGCTATCCGCCAATGCCCATCACGGCATTGATGCCCAAACCTGCGAAGCCAGAGCTTACGCAGTTGCCAGAGAGTTTTCGCCTTTATTGGTTAACACCGTGGTGGGCTTTATCGGCCCGGAATACCTGTATGATGGCAAACAAATTATCCGCGCCGGCCTGGAAGATCATTTTTGCGGAAAATTGCTGGGTTTGCCGATGGGTTGCGATGTCTGTTACACCAACCATGCCGAAGCCGATCAGAATGATATGGATAATCTGCTCACCTTACTGGGGGTAGCCGGCTGTAATTTTATTATGGGCATTCCTGGGGCCGATGATGTGATGCTCGCTTATCAAAGCACCTCGTTTCACGATTGTCTGTATTTGCGTCAGGTATTGGGCTTACTGCCGGCCCCGGAGTTTGCCGCCTGGCTCGACCAAATGGGTATTTTTAATGGCGCCAATGCCTTGGCTGATCAGAGCCGGCATATCCCTTTATTGGCGCAATTTCGGGGTTTAACCGGTAGAGAATCATGA
- the eutC gene encoding ethanolamine ammonia-lyase subunit EutC translates to MKDPWYQLRRYTQARIAQGRAGCSLPTSALLDFQLAHAAARDAVHQAWNRSDFAEQLTRLGLQTLQLETAVSTRIEYLQRPDKGRILQESSRQQLECRPKVAYDVVLILSNGLSSTAVDNHGLDFLQAVLAAFSTSALSLGPICLLNNARVAVADEIGHLLNARLAVIILGERPGLSAADSLGVYLTYQPHPGKTDADRNCISNIRPPEGLSYQVAAAKLLYLSQAALQRGISGVNLKDDMSLDWLK, encoded by the coding sequence ATGAAAGATCCCTGGTACCAGCTGCGCCGCTATACCCAGGCCCGAATCGCTCAGGGCAGGGCAGGATGTAGTTTGCCGACCAGCGCCCTGCTGGATTTCCAACTGGCCCATGCGGCGGCCCGCGATGCCGTGCATCAAGCCTGGAACAGGTCAGACTTTGCCGAACAATTAACCCGGCTGGGCTTGCAGACCTTGCAACTGGAAACAGCCGTCAGCACTCGCATAGAATATTTGCAAAGACCCGATAAAGGCAGAATTTTGCAGGAATCCAGCCGCCAACAGCTGGAGTGCCGTCCCAAGGTGGCGTACGATGTGGTTTTGATACTCAGTAACGGTTTGTCATCCACCGCCGTTGACAATCACGGCCTGGATTTTCTCCAGGCAGTATTGGCTGCTTTTAGCACCAGTGCATTAAGCCTGGGCCCCATCTGTTTACTCAATAATGCCAGAGTGGCAGTTGCTGATGAAATTGGCCATTTACTTAATGCGCGACTGGCAGTGATTATACTGGGTGAGCGTCCCGGCCTCAGTGCGGCAGATAGTCTGGGTGTGTATCTGACCTATCAACCTCATCCCGGCAAAACCGATGCCGATCGCAATTGTATTTCCAATATTCGCCCCCCGGAAGGCCTGTCATATCAAGTGGCAGCCGCCAAATTACTGTATTTGAGTCAGGCAGCTTTACAACGCGGTATATCCGGGGTAAACCTTAAAGACGATATGAGTTTGGATTGGCTGAAATAA